A single Cucumis melo cultivar AY chromosome 4, USDA_Cmelo_AY_1.0, whole genome shotgun sequence DNA region contains:
- the LOC103486726 gene encoding probable homogentisate phytyltransferase 2, chloroplastic, with the protein MASSLLTMAVTANGTQSYDTSPFGKRRMPIKPLSFRPSPVLSEASFSLFRRFQTPLSSSSPHLREANSSQAMAKERSVGEEAKPQEILDFGGALWTFLRPHTFYGTLLASCSLAARVWIENPNLMQWSIITRALWGLAELLCGNSYIVGINQIYDVDIDKVNKPYLPIAAGKITRKQAWFLTTSFLVVGVLSATLNSGPFLSSLYCFALLLGTLYTVPPFRLKKYPIAAFLCIASVRGFLINFGVYYASRSVLGLPFEWSSPVAFITTFVTLFGLVIALTKDLSDIEGDRKYKITTFATKLGVRRLAFLGSGILLLNYVAAILAAIFMPQAFRRSILIPTHAIMAMSLILQTRELDQAKYTKEAASNYYMFLWKLFYAEYLVFPFI; encoded by the exons ATGGCTTCGTCTTTGTTAACAATGGCCGTCACCGCCAATGGTACTCAGAGCTATGATACGTCACCGTTCGGTAAACGTAGAATGCCTATTAAACCCCTTAGCTTTCGTCCCTCTCCGGTGCTTTCTGAAGCCTCTTTTAGTCTATTTAGACGCTTCCAAACacccctttcttcttcttctccacaCCTTCGG GAGGCGAACAGCAGCCAAGCAATGGCAAAAGAACGTAGTGTTGGCGAAGAAGCAAAACCACAAGAAATTTTGGATTTTGGAGGGGCATTATGGACTTTTCTCAGGCCTCACACCTTCTATGGAACTCTTCTGGCTTCATG TTCGTTGGCGGCTAGAGTGTGGATCGAAAATCCAAATCTAATGCAGTGGTCGATTATAACAAGAGCACTTTGGGGTCTAGCGGAGTTACTATGTGGGAATAGTTATATTGTCGGCATCAACCAAATTTATGACGTCGATATTGACAA AGTAAACAAACCATATTTGCCCATAGCGGCGGGGAAGATCACAAGGAAACAAGCTTGGTTTTTAACGACGTCGTTTCTGGTGGTCGGGGTGTTATCGGCCACGCTTAATTCAGGCCCATTCCTCAGTTCTCTATATTGTTTCGCTCTATTACTTGGAACACTTTACACTGTTCCTCCTTTTAGATTGAAGAAATACCCCATTGCTGCTTTCCTCTGCATTGCTTcg GTAAGAGGTTTTCTCATAAACTTTGGTGTATATTATGCATCGAGATCTGTTCTTGGACTTCCATTCGAGTGGAG CTCACCCGTGGCCTTTATCACCACGTTTGTTACGCTTTTTGGTTTGGTCATTGCCCTTACAAAAGATCTTTCCGACATAGAAGGTGATCGCAA ATATAAAATAACAACATTTGCTACAAAGCTTGGAGTAAGAAGGTTGGCGTTTCTTGGTTCGGGAATTCTTCTTCTCAACTATGTTGCTGCCATTTTGGCTGCCATTTTTATGCCTCAg GCTTTTAGACGAAGCATATTGATACCCACTCATGCAATTATGGCAATGAGTCTCATTCTTCAg ACAAGAGAATTAGATCAGGCAAAATACACCAAG GAAGCAGCTTCAAACTACTACATGTTCTTATGGAAGTTGTTCTATGCAGAATATTTGGTCTTCCCTTTTATATAA